In Ruania zhangjianzhongii, the following proteins share a genomic window:
- a CDS encoding sigma-70 family RNA polymerase sigma factor, with product MTAPSVAALAWQSEQPRLLGIAYRMLGDYGHAEDVVSEVGLEAVRAEREGAVRSWPAWLTTVCVRRAIDRLRSLARAREEYPGPWLPEPVATDLLPEEVVAQRELLSIGLLHLAEQLSPESRAALVLHRAFAMTAVEIAEILDKTPAAVRQLVSRAERRLQVHPEAPAPRAADPAMLAELVTALERGEIGTLLRLLEDDAILWTDGGGVVRAALNPIYGAERIVRFYAGVYASAQDQNPEAPMRATVVPINGELGLDVRQAGRQDLVTFDVGPTDRLRALHQIANPDKLTRTGTEPV from the coding sequence ATGACCGCCCCCAGCGTCGCGGCCCTCGCCTGGCAGTCCGAGCAGCCCCGGCTGCTCGGTATCGCCTACCGGATGCTGGGCGACTACGGCCACGCGGAAGACGTCGTCTCCGAGGTCGGGCTGGAGGCGGTGCGCGCCGAGCGGGAGGGGGCCGTGCGCTCCTGGCCGGCGTGGCTGACCACCGTCTGTGTGCGCCGCGCCATCGATCGGCTGCGCTCCTTGGCACGAGCCCGGGAGGAGTACCCGGGGCCCTGGCTCCCGGAGCCGGTTGCCACCGACCTGCTCCCGGAGGAGGTGGTCGCCCAGCGGGAACTGCTCTCCATCGGCCTGCTGCACTTGGCCGAACAGCTCAGCCCGGAGTCGCGCGCGGCGCTGGTCCTGCACCGGGCGTTCGCCATGACCGCAGTGGAGATCGCCGAGATCCTGGACAAGACCCCGGCAGCGGTGCGCCAGCTCGTCTCTCGCGCCGAGCGCAGGTTGCAGGTGCACCCGGAGGCACCTGCCCCACGGGCCGCGGACCCGGCGATGCTCGCCGAGCTGGTCACTGCCCTCGAACGCGGCGAGATCGGTACGCTGCTGCGGCTGCTCGAGGACGACGCCATCCTCTGGACCGACGGCGGAGGCGTGGTGCGCGCCGCCCTCAACCCGATCTACGGTGCGGAGCGGATCGTGCGGTTCTACGCCGGCGTCTACGCCAGCGCCCAGGACCAGAACCCCGAGGCACCGATGCGAGCCACGGTGGTGCCCATCAACGGCGAGCTCGGCCTGGACGTACGCCAGGCGGGCCGGCAGGATCTGGTCACCTTCGACGTCGGCCCGACCGATCGCCTGCGCGCGCTGCACCAGATCGCCAACCCGGACAAGCTCACCCGCACCGGGACTGAGCCGGTATGA
- a CDS encoding gamma-glutamylcyclotransferase, whose translation MTGQAPPSTAVFGYGSLLEPRSLHRTLPEIDLQECIPATAGGLVRCFDVAFPNDGSQADKAYYAADGHRPPRILLCNLRPDTGRRANGVCIPVGPRELAALRDRERRYTPTDITELVVAYAGHRAPAGRVLAFLGRTEFTRAEDAARGVLSAAYRDTILAGAAYWDQRVPGFAADFHAGTHLPAPDRVQPVRQVDLRAP comes from the coding sequence ATGACCGGCCAGGCGCCGCCGTCGACCGCTGTGTTCGGCTACGGTTCGCTGCTCGAGCCGCGTTCACTGCACCGCACCCTGCCCGAGATCGACCTGCAGGAGTGCATCCCCGCCACTGCCGGTGGTCTGGTCCGATGCTTCGACGTGGCGTTCCCGAACGACGGCAGCCAGGCCGACAAGGCCTACTATGCCGCCGACGGGCACCGGCCACCGCGGATCCTGCTCTGCAACCTGCGCCCGGACACGGGCCGGAGAGCCAACGGCGTCTGCATCCCGGTCGGTCCGCGTGAGCTGGCCGCCCTGCGTGATCGGGAACGGCGCTACACGCCCACCGACATCACCGAGCTCGTGGTTGCCTACGCGGGCCACCGGGCGCCGGCCGGCCGCGTGCTGGCCTTCCTCGGCCGAACGGAGTTCACCAGAGCCGAGGACGCCGCCCGAGGCGTGCTGTCGGCGGCCTACCGGGACACGATCCTGGCCGGTGCGGCGTACTGGGACCAGCGGGTGCCCGGCTTTGCCGCGGACTTCCACGCTGGTACGCACCTGCCCGCGCCGGACCGGGTCCAGCCGGTCCGGCAGGTGGACCTGCGCGCCCCCTAG
- a CDS encoding DUF6328 family protein has protein sequence MAQSEPTQSQQLDRKWSELLQELRVAQTGVQILTGFLLTIPFSAQFPDLDPSTRTVYLYVLCGSVLATAFLVAPVAFHRSKFYSGQRPWLLAAANHTARYGLATLAVTIGGVVWLVFSVVESTTTAFIAAGCVLLFFLLLWGLVPLIGRTDRQDAGRDGQ, from the coding sequence ATGGCACAGTCGGAGCCCACGCAGAGCCAGCAGCTGGACCGCAAGTGGAGCGAGCTCCTCCAGGAGTTGCGGGTCGCCCAGACCGGTGTGCAGATCCTCACCGGCTTCCTGCTCACCATCCCGTTCTCCGCCCAGTTCCCCGACCTGGACCCGAGCACCCGCACGGTCTACCTGTACGTGCTCTGCGGATCGGTGCTGGCCACCGCGTTCCTGGTGGCTCCGGTGGCCTTCCACCGGAGCAAGTTCTACTCCGGTCAACGCCCCTGGCTGCTGGCGGCGGCGAACCACACCGCGCGCTACGGACTTGCCACCCTGGCGGTGACGATCGGCGGAGTCGTGTGGCTGGTGTTCTCCGTCGTGGAGAGCACGACCACCGCTTTCATCGCCGCGGGGTGCGTGCTGCTGTTCTTCCTCCTGCTCTGGGGCCTGGTCCCGTTGATCGGGCGTACCGATCGCCAGGACGCCGGCCGCGACGGTCAGTAG
- a CDS encoding GNAT family N-acetyltransferase, with the protein MTFADAPTLQHAAVRLERLDQSHREDLAAAVRPGELWRTWYTAIPSPEGMAADIDRRRAEHAAGRVAPWAVIDTSTGTAVGVTTYLNLDQTHRRLEIGSTWLARRAQGTAINPATKLLLLRRAFDELGCLAVEFRTHWHNHQSRAAIARLGAKQDGVLRSHRILPDGSVRDTVVFSILHAEWPAVRAGLVARLPPAEEWQ; encoded by the coding sequence GTGACCTTCGCGGACGCACCCACCCTGCAGCACGCCGCCGTGCGCCTGGAGCGGCTCGACCAGTCCCACCGGGAGGACCTGGCCGCTGCCGTACGCCCCGGCGAGCTCTGGCGGACCTGGTACACGGCCATCCCCTCCCCGGAGGGGATGGCTGCGGACATCGACCGTCGGCGCGCCGAACATGCGGCCGGGCGCGTGGCCCCCTGGGCGGTCATCGATACCAGCACAGGCACCGCCGTCGGCGTGACCACCTACCTGAACCTGGACCAGACGCACCGCCGCCTCGAGATCGGCAGCACCTGGCTCGCCCGTCGCGCCCAGGGCACCGCGATCAACCCGGCTACCAAGCTCCTGCTTCTCCGGCGTGCCTTTGACGAGCTGGGCTGCCTCGCCGTGGAGTTCCGCACGCATTGGCACAACCACCAGTCCCGGGCAGCCATCGCCCGGCTCGGGGCGAAACAGGACGGCGTGCTGCGCAGCCACCGGATCCTGCCCGATGGCAGCGTGCGGGACACCGTCGTCTTCTCCATCCTGCATGCCGAGTGGCCGGCGGTCCGGGCCGGACTCGTGGCACGCCTGCCACCGGCCGAGGAGTGGCAGTGA
- a CDS encoding GyrI-like domain-containing protein: MRDKVDLKKSLDSYRARRGQFRVLDVPELHYLMIDGHGDPNTGAFTTAVESLYPLAYTLKFTSKSELGRDYVVPPLEGLWWAEDMDSFTAARDKSAWDWTLMLLVPHWIDAAIVTAAIAKVEKKGAPARLADVRWQALAEGRCVQTLHVGSFDEEAGVLAQLHHEFIPAHGLRLRGTHHEIYLSDVRRTAPEKLRTILRQPVAAAHDAGR; the protein is encoded by the coding sequence GTGAGGGACAAGGTCGACCTGAAGAAGAGCCTCGACTCCTACCGGGCCCGGCGCGGGCAGTTCCGCGTGCTGGACGTCCCGGAGCTGCACTACCTGATGATCGACGGGCACGGCGACCCGAACACCGGCGCCTTCACCACCGCTGTCGAAAGCCTGTACCCGCTGGCCTACACGCTGAAGTTCACCAGCAAGAGCGAGCTGGGTCGGGACTATGTGGTGCCACCGCTGGAAGGGCTGTGGTGGGCCGAGGACATGGACTCCTTCACGGCGGCACGGGACAAGAGCGCCTGGGACTGGACGCTGATGCTGCTCGTCCCGCACTGGATCGACGCCGCGATCGTCACCGCCGCGATCGCGAAGGTCGAGAAGAAGGGGGCACCGGCCCGGCTCGCGGATGTGCGCTGGCAGGCGCTGGCCGAGGGCCGGTGCGTGCAGACCCTGCACGTCGGCTCCTTCGACGAGGAGGCCGGGGTGCTGGCGCAGCTGCACCACGAGTTCATCCCCGCCCACGGTCTGCGGCTGCGTGGCACCCACCACGAGATCTACCTCAGTGACGTGCGCAGAACCGCACCGGAGAAGCTGCGCACGATCCTGCGCCAGCCGGTCGCGGCGGCCCACGACGCCGGCCGATGA
- a CDS encoding cytochrome P450 encodes MSLRRLPGLLTEGYAFISRTCDNVGTDAFRVHAFGRPVTFLRGADASRLFYGGQGRFTRAGAVPTFVQHLLQDEGSVQGLDSAAHRHRKAMFRALLTSSDAGRIVDLFAEDFARAARYWAEQDRIALHSQAELLLTRTALRWAGVPLAGTSVRHRARELSAMVDWIGLVGPGNWAARLLRRRTEAWAAGLVSAVRAGELSPPGRSALAVIAGFRDDHGDLLTEEVAAVELINVLRPIVAVSRFVTFAAVALMTHPHWRETFAQGTEADLQPFVHEVRRYYPFFPAVPGRTTEPFTWQGAEFAAGELVVLDLYGTNHHRSLWELPEAFAPERFRDWDGDPHTLIPQGGGDSVTDHRCPGEPMTIALMKEAVRLLTRSVTYTVPVQDLSVPLNRGPALPREGVLLAGVQPVG; translated from the coding sequence GTGTCGCTTCGCAGACTGCCCGGCCTGCTCACCGAGGGATACGCGTTCATCTCCCGCACCTGCGACAACGTCGGCACGGACGCTTTCCGGGTGCACGCCTTCGGCCGGCCGGTGACCTTCCTGCGAGGTGCGGACGCCTCCCGGCTGTTCTATGGCGGCCAGGGCCGCTTCACCCGGGCGGGAGCGGTGCCCACCTTTGTGCAGCACCTGCTGCAGGACGAAGGCTCGGTACAAGGACTCGACAGCGCAGCTCACCGGCATCGGAAAGCGATGTTTCGCGCTCTGCTCACCTCCTCAGATGCCGGCCGGATCGTGGATCTGTTCGCCGAGGACTTCGCTCGGGCAGCGAGGTACTGGGCCGAGCAGGACCGGATCGCGCTGCACAGCCAGGCGGAGCTGCTGCTCACCCGGACCGCGCTGCGCTGGGCCGGTGTGCCGCTCGCGGGCACCAGTGTGCGCCACCGCGCCCGAGAGCTGTCGGCGATGGTGGACTGGATCGGCTTGGTCGGCCCGGGGAACTGGGCGGCCCGACTGCTCCGCCGCCGCACCGAGGCCTGGGCGGCGGGACTGGTGTCCGCGGTGCGTGCGGGTGAGCTCTCCCCGCCCGGCCGCAGTGCCTTGGCGGTGATCGCCGGCTTCCGGGATGACCACGGTGACCTGCTGACCGAGGAGGTGGCCGCCGTCGAGCTGATCAACGTGCTCCGCCCGATCGTGGCGGTGAGCCGTTTCGTCACCTTCGCCGCGGTAGCACTGATGACCCATCCGCACTGGCGAGAGACCTTTGCGCAGGGAACGGAGGCGGATCTGCAGCCATTCGTGCACGAGGTGCGCCGCTACTATCCGTTCTTCCCTGCGGTGCCGGGCCGGACCACCGAACCGTTCACCTGGCAGGGCGCAGAGTTCGCCGCCGGGGAGCTCGTGGTGCTCGACCTGTACGGGACCAACCATCACCGGAGCCTGTGGGAGCTGCCCGAAGCGTTCGCCCCGGAGCGGTTTCGAGACTGGGACGGCGACCCGCACACGCTCATCCCGCAGGGCGGCGGGGACTCTGTCACCGACCACCGGTGCCCCGGCGAGCCGATGACGATCGCGCTGATGAAGGAGGCGGTGCGGCTGCTCACCCGCTCGGTGACGTACACCGTGCCGGTCCAAGACCTGAGCGTGCCGCTGAACCGCGGGCCGGCTCTGCCGCGGGAGGGCGTGCTGCTGGCGGGCGTGCAGCCGGTCGGCTAA
- a CDS encoding RNA polymerase sigma-70 factor, protein MRGQGNGAAPGAGTKRAEEFTELRPLLFAIAYRILGSVTEAEDVVQDSWLRYDAAEARPESPKAYLSTIVTWLAVNVLKSARVRREEYVGEWFPEPLLEDPYQDPARSAELADSVSMAALVLLERLSPLERATFVLRDVFGFEYIDIAAAVGRSESACRQLLVRARRHVRQGRPRFEADREARDELAARFFEAIGNGDLDGLRDLLAADVQLVTDTGGKAPAPPRPIVGAKQNLRLLGAIIPDLDRIGLTLEPQEVNGEPGALARDGEGNIVQVMTLDIAGGRIQTIRMVSNPEKLAHLGPVADQWAVAREYRHGRDARR, encoded by the coding sequence ATGCGTGGGCAGGGCAACGGTGCTGCACCGGGCGCAGGAACGAAGCGCGCCGAGGAGTTCACCGAGCTGCGTCCGCTGCTGTTCGCGATCGCCTACCGGATCCTGGGCAGCGTGACCGAGGCCGAGGACGTCGTTCAGGACAGCTGGTTGCGCTACGACGCTGCCGAGGCGCGGCCGGAGTCGCCGAAGGCCTACCTGTCCACGATCGTCACCTGGCTCGCGGTGAACGTGCTGAAGTCAGCCCGGGTGCGGCGCGAGGAGTATGTGGGGGAATGGTTCCCCGAACCGTTGCTCGAGGATCCGTACCAGGATCCGGCGCGGAGCGCGGAGCTGGCGGACTCGGTCTCGATGGCCGCGCTGGTGCTGCTGGAACGGCTCAGCCCGCTGGAACGGGCCACGTTCGTGCTGCGGGACGTGTTCGGCTTCGAGTACATCGATATCGCTGCGGCGGTGGGGCGGTCCGAGTCGGCCTGCCGGCAGCTGCTGGTGAGGGCCAGGCGGCACGTGCGCCAGGGCCGGCCGCGGTTCGAGGCGGACCGGGAAGCCCGCGACGAGCTGGCCGCCCGGTTCTTCGAGGCGATCGGCAACGGTGACCTGGACGGCCTGCGCGACTTGTTGGCGGCCGACGTCCAGCTGGTCACCGACACCGGCGGCAAGGCCCCCGCGCCGCCGAGGCCGATCGTCGGTGCGAAGCAGAACCTCCGGTTGCTCGGCGCCATCATCCCGGATCTGGACCGCATCGGCCTCACCCTGGAGCCGCAGGAGGTGAACGGCGAGCCGGGAGCGCTGGCTCGCGACGGGGAGGGCAACATCGTGCAGGTGATGACCCTGGACATCGCCGGCGGCCGGATCCAGACGATCCGGATGGTGAGCAACCCGGAGAAGCTCGCGCACCTCGGACCGGTAGCCGATCAGTGGGCAGTGGCACGGGAGTACCGCCATGGGCGGGACGCCCGGCGCTGA
- a CDS encoding DUF6069 family protein, whose product MTAEPATGRGRTQQRPALPRTVLPRTVLRRAAFGLLAATAINLALYATGRLVGAALSLDPAIGPPNHHLTAFDVAWKTFVPLSLGVGVLLLARLRSRAWVSAVMVLGAAVAVSTGAVPPLYAHDGITAVLLAGMHTVPGVALVWIGLAVRRASRRR is encoded by the coding sequence ATGACTGCCGAGCCCGCCACCGGTCGCGGAAGGACGCAGCAGCGTCCGGCGCTGCCCAGGACCGTGCTGCCCAGGACCGTGCTGCGCAGGGCCGCCTTCGGGCTGCTCGCCGCGACCGCGATCAACCTCGCCCTCTACGCCACCGGTCGCCTGGTCGGTGCAGCGCTCAGCCTGGACCCAGCGATCGGCCCACCGAACCACCACCTCACCGCCTTCGATGTCGCCTGGAAGACCTTCGTCCCGCTGAGCCTTGGGGTCGGGGTGCTCCTGCTCGCTCGGTTGCGCTCGCGGGCCTGGGTGAGCGCCGTGATGGTGCTCGGCGCCGCTGTGGCGGTGTCCACCGGCGCGGTGCCGCCGCTGTACGCCCACGACGGGATCACCGCTGTGCTGCTCGCGGGGATGCACACTGTGCCCGGGGTGGCGCTGGTGTGGATCGGCCTGGCCGTGCGCCGCGCTAGTCGCCGCCGCTGA